In the genome of Streptomyces racemochromogenes, one region contains:
- a CDS encoding solute symporter family protein — MTTEHQTLALILFSAFIAVTLGITTWVSRNRHGSAEEFYAGGRLFSPMENGFAIAGDYMSAASFLGISGLIALFGYDGLLYSVGFLVAWLVVLFLVAELVRNCGRFTLADVVAARMSERPVRIAAGTSSVVVSVLYLVAQMVGAGSLVGLLLSDSGPAARTLTVIGVGALMVVYVTFGGMRATTWIQIVKAVLLMGGAVALTVLVLLRFHGNLDQLLTGAAERSGHGARFLSPGLKYGGGWTARVDFMSLGLALVLGTAGLPHILSRFYTVPTARAARRSVVWAIALIGGFYLMTVVLGFGAAALVGPEEVRASNASGNTAVPLLAAFLGGGAESTGGAVLFAVVAAIAFATILAVVAGITLASSASVAHDLYASLKRRHARQRSEVAVARVAAVGIGAVAIALGLLAQDLNVAFLVGLAFAVAASANLPVLLYSLFWRGFTTRGAVWSVYGGLVPAVLLVVLSPVVSGSPESLFPGVDFQYFPLQNPGIVSIPLGFLAGWLGTMTSAEEADERKYAETEVRSLTGAGAV; from the coding sequence GTGACCACCGAACACCAGACCCTCGCGCTGATCCTGTTCAGCGCCTTCATCGCGGTCACCCTCGGCATCACGACCTGGGTCAGCCGCAACCGGCACGGCTCGGCCGAGGAGTTCTACGCGGGCGGGCGGCTCTTCTCCCCGATGGAGAACGGTTTCGCCATCGCCGGCGACTACATGTCCGCCGCCTCCTTCCTGGGGATCTCCGGGCTGATCGCCCTCTTCGGCTACGATGGCCTGCTCTACTCCGTCGGCTTCCTCGTCGCCTGGCTGGTGGTCCTCTTCCTGGTCGCCGAACTGGTGCGCAACTGCGGCCGCTTCACCCTCGCCGACGTGGTGGCCGCCCGGATGAGCGAGCGGCCCGTCCGGATCGCCGCGGGAACCTCCTCGGTGGTCGTCTCCGTGCTCTACCTGGTGGCGCAGATGGTCGGGGCGGGCAGCCTGGTGGGCCTGCTGCTCTCGGACTCGGGCCCCGCCGCCCGGACCCTGACCGTGATCGGCGTCGGGGCACTGATGGTGGTCTACGTGACCTTCGGCGGGATGCGGGCCACCACCTGGATCCAGATCGTCAAGGCCGTGCTGCTGATGGGCGGGGCCGTCGCCCTGACCGTGCTCGTCCTGCTCCGCTTCCACGGGAACCTCGACCAGCTGCTCACCGGCGCCGCCGAACGCAGCGGGCACGGGGCCCGCTTCCTGAGCCCCGGCCTCAAGTACGGCGGCGGCTGGACCGCCCGGGTCGACTTCATGAGCCTCGGCCTCGCGCTGGTGCTGGGCACGGCGGGGCTGCCGCACATCCTGTCGCGCTTCTACACGGTGCCGACCGCGCGGGCCGCCCGCCGGTCGGTGGTGTGGGCGATCGCGCTGATCGGGGGCTTCTACCTGATGACCGTCGTCCTCGGCTTCGGGGCGGCCGCGCTGGTGGGCCCCGAGGAGGTGCGGGCCTCGAACGCCTCCGGGAACACGGCCGTACCGCTGCTGGCGGCGTTCCTGGGCGGGGGCGCCGAGTCGACCGGGGGCGCGGTGCTGTTCGCGGTCGTCGCCGCCATCGCCTTCGCGACCATCCTCGCGGTGGTCGCCGGGATCACCCTGGCCTCGTCGGCCTCCGTCGCGCACGATCTGTACGCCTCCCTCAAGCGCCGCCACGCCCGGCAGCGCAGCGAGGTGGCCGTGGCGCGGGTCGCCGCCGTCGGGATCGGGGCGGTGGCCATCGCCCTCGGACTGCTCGCGCAGGACCTGAACGTGGCCTTCCTGGTGGGGCTGGCCTTCGCCGTGGCCGCCTCGGCGAACCTGCCGGTGCTGCTGTACTCGCTGTTCTGGCGGGGCTTCACCACGCGGGGGGCGGTGTGGTCGGTGTACGGGGGGCTGGTCCCGGCGGTGCTGCTGGTGGTCCTCTCGCCCGTCGTCTCCGGGAGCCCGGAGTCCCTCTTCCCAGGCGTGGACTTCCAGTACTTCCCGCTCCAGAACCCGGGCATCGTCTCGATCCCGCTCGGCTTCCTCGCGGGCTGGCTGGGCACCATGACCTCCGCGGAGGAGGCGGACGAGCGCAAGTACGCCGAGACGGAGGTCCGGTCGCTGACCGGGGCCGGCGCGGTGTGA
- a CDS encoding DUF7342 family protein: MRVARINAAYVAKVPGFRICGEVHSAAEALGFLTARPVDLVLLDHHLPDENGLALVRRLRQLGHHTDVIMVTAARDLATVQAAMRLGALQYLVKPFTFAGLRAKLEAYASLRRSLSGGGEAEQAEVDRIFGALAAAGTPNELPKGHSPTTAELVRQVLRAAEGPLSTQQIADRAGISRQTAQRYLKLLDRAGRVTLALRYGETGRPEHRYTWRPSDTP, encoded by the coding sequence ATGCGTGTTGCCAGGATCAACGCGGCCTACGTGGCGAAGGTTCCCGGTTTCCGGATCTGCGGCGAAGTCCATTCGGCGGCCGAGGCCCTGGGCTTCCTCACCGCCCGCCCGGTGGACCTGGTCCTCCTCGACCACCACCTCCCGGACGAGAACGGCCTCGCCCTGGTGCGCCGCCTGCGCCAGCTCGGCCACCACACCGACGTGATCATGGTCACGGCGGCCCGGGACCTGGCCACCGTCCAGGCGGCCATGCGGCTCGGCGCCCTCCAGTACCTGGTCAAGCCGTTCACCTTCGCCGGGCTGCGCGCCAAGCTGGAGGCCTACGCCTCGCTGCGCCGCTCCCTCTCCGGCGGCGGCGAGGCCGAACAGGCCGAGGTCGACCGGATCTTCGGCGCCCTCGCCGCGGCGGGCACCCCGAACGAGCTGCCCAAGGGGCACTCCCCCACCACCGCGGAGCTGGTCCGCCAGGTCCTGCGCGCCGCCGAAGGCCCGCTGTCCACCCAGCAGATCGCCGACCGCGCCGGCATCAGCCGGCAGACCGCCCAGCGCTACCTGAAGCTCCTGGACCGGGCGGGCCGGGTCACCCTGGCCCTGCGCTACGGCGAGACCGGCCGCCCCGAACACCGCTACACCTGGCGCCCGTCGGACACCCCGTAG
- a CDS encoding DUF485 domain-containing protein, with protein MDKHEGRDAGTIRLDDPWYDALAVGWGEGEDTVPAQAAPVPGGRAAPGASEIYLEVQRSAAFQEVRGRYRGFVVPATAGFFLWYVAYVVAATAAPGLMARPVAGAVNVALLAGLGQFLSTFLLTWAYARHARLRRDRAALDLRWTVFEQERVQERAQDRAAAREQERGGPRTRTVRGEGA; from the coding sequence GTGGACAAGCACGAAGGTCGTGATGCCGGAACGATCCGGCTGGACGACCCCTGGTACGACGCGCTGGCCGTCGGCTGGGGCGAGGGCGAGGACACGGTCCCGGCCCAGGCAGCCCCGGTCCCCGGAGGCCGGGCGGCGCCCGGCGCGTCCGAGATCTACCTCGAAGTGCAGCGCAGCGCCGCCTTCCAGGAGGTCCGCGGCCGCTACCGGGGGTTCGTCGTCCCCGCGACCGCCGGCTTCTTCCTCTGGTACGTCGCCTACGTGGTCGCCGCGACCGCGGCACCCGGGCTCATGGCCCGGCCCGTGGCCGGCGCGGTCAACGTGGCCCTGCTGGCCGGCCTCGGCCAGTTCCTCAGCACCTTCCTGCTGACCTGGGCGTACGCCAGGCACGCGCGGCTGCGCCGGGACCGGGCCGCGCTCGACCTGCGCTGGACGGTCTTCGAGCAGGAACGCGTGCAGGAGCGCGCACAGGACCGGGCGGCCGCGCGCGAGCAGGAGCGCGGCGGGCCGCGGACCAGGACGGTCCGGGGGGAGGGCGCGTGA